One region of Bosea sp. 29B genomic DNA includes:
- a CDS encoding hydroxyethylthiazole kinase — protein sequence MTSDTTEITLARTLQPQEVASVLARVAEVRPRVQCLTNTVAQNITANMLLAFGAIPSMAIHVDEVVAMAEGAGAILINIGTINAESELAIPKLLEVARDRGKPLVFDPVFVELSPLRRHIAGQVLRLPNVLVRGNATEMAALSFDLAAAEGVVRVTTGKIDRIESEAAGFTVAHGHPLMTRVTGIGCAAGALIAACCAVEANKALAAAAALTAYGIAGEIAAERCRGPGSFEVELIDAVAAMDAATLAARMETRP from the coding sequence ATGACGAGCGACACCACCGAGATAACGCTGGCGCGGACCCTGCAGCCGCAGGAGGTCGCCTCCGTCCTCGCGCGCGTGGCGGAGGTTCGCCCGCGTGTGCAATGTCTGACCAATACGGTGGCGCAGAACATCACCGCCAATATGCTGCTCGCCTTCGGCGCGATCCCGTCCATGGCGATCCATGTCGACGAGGTCGTGGCGATGGCGGAGGGCGCCGGCGCGATCCTGATCAATATCGGCACGATCAATGCCGAAAGCGAGCTCGCCATCCCCAAGCTGCTGGAGGTGGCGCGCGATCGCGGCAAGCCCCTGGTCTTCGATCCCGTCTTCGTCGAGCTCTCGCCGCTGCGCCGGCACATCGCCGGGCAGGTACTGCGCCTGCCGAACGTGCTGGTGCGTGGCAACGCCACCGAGATGGCGGCGCTGTCCTTCGATCTCGCAGCGGCCGAGGGCGTCGTCCGCGTCACCACCGGCAAGATCGACCGGATCGAGAGCGAGGCGGCGGGCTTCACCGTCGCGCATGGCCATCCGCTGATGACGAGGGTCACCGGCATCGGCTGCGCTGCTGGCGCGCTGATTGCGGCCTGCTGTGCCGTCGAGGCAAACAAGGCGCTCGCCGCGGCTGCGGCCTTGACCGCCTATGGTATTGCCGGCGAAATCGCCGCCGAGCGATGCCGCGGCCCGGGCAGCTTCGAGGTCGAGCTGATCGATGCGGTCGCGGCGATGGACGCGGCGACGCTCGCCGCCAGAATGGAAACGCGCCCGTGA
- a CDS encoding OmpA family protein: MSRQPGQAAPSQPAPGQPATAPNAGRAPGALSQPGTAPSQPAPAQPQQPSGLSRQPGQTAPGQAAPTQPAPAQPAPGQGALGAGQPATGQPAPAPNAGRAPGALSQPGTAPSQTAPVPGQQPGALSQPGVAPGQAQPQPGVPGQPAPDRQGRRGGIGLGGAAAIGLGAAAIGGIMATQGASRLDDIRSRREERREGDVTIIREPGRTIIRGDDDRVIIRRDETQRFRDLGLDTRSERRGEETVTVYDRPDGTQIVTVTDAEGRLIRRSRRERDGGEFVIIDNVRRDGPQARFAEEVVELPPPPLRIPRERYIVDAERADERLIYETITAPPVAPVPRRYTLDEVRYSPDLRAHMRSVDIDTINFDSGSWTVTPDQAGRLRVIAQAVRQAVERAPNEVFMVEGHTDAVGADVDNISLSDRRAQSVAEILTRDFGIPAENLTTQGYGEQYLKVQTQGDSRENRRVTLRRITPLLTGQNQQ; the protein is encoded by the coding sequence TTGAGCCGTCAGCCAGGGCAGGCGGCGCCGAGCCAGCCCGCACCCGGCCAGCCGGCGACAGCACCGAACGCCGGGCGCGCGCCCGGAGCCTTGTCGCAACCCGGCACGGCTCCATCGCAGCCGGCGCCGGCCCAGCCGCAGCAACCCTCCGGTCTCAGCCGCCAGCCCGGCCAGACCGCACCGGGACAGGCGGCGCCCACGCAGCCTGCGCCCGCGCAGCCCGCACCCGGCCAAGGTGCTCTCGGCGCCGGTCAGCCTGCGACCGGCCAGCCTGCTCCCGCTCCGAACGCCGGCCGCGCGCCGGGCGCCCTGTCGCAACCCGGTACCGCGCCGTCGCAAACCGCGCCGGTCCCCGGTCAGCAGCCCGGAGCTCTGTCGCAGCCGGGCGTCGCGCCCGGACAGGCTCAGCCGCAGCCCGGCGTGCCGGGTCAGCCCGCGCCTGACCGCCAGGGTCGCCGCGGCGGCATCGGCCTTGGTGGCGCGGCCGCGATCGGTCTCGGCGCTGCAGCGATCGGCGGCATCATGGCGACGCAGGGCGCGAGCCGGCTCGACGACATCCGCAGCCGGCGCGAGGAGCGCCGCGAGGGCGACGTCACCATCATCCGGGAGCCGGGGCGGACGATCATCCGCGGTGACGACGACCGCGTGATCATCCGGCGCGACGAGACCCAGCGCTTCCGCGATCTCGGCCTCGATACCCGCAGCGAGCGCCGCGGCGAGGAGACGGTCACGGTCTATGATCGTCCAGACGGTACGCAGATCGTCACGGTGACCGATGCCGAGGGCCGGCTGATCCGCCGCTCGCGGCGCGAGCGCGACGGTGGCGAATTCGTCATCATCGACAATGTCCGCCGCGACGGGCCGCAGGCCCGCTTCGCCGAGGAGGTGGTCGAGTTGCCGCCGCCGCCGCTGCGCATCCCGCGCGAGCGCTATATCGTCGACGCCGAGCGTGCCGACGAGCGGCTGATCTACGAGACGATCACCGCGCCGCCGGTCGCCCCGGTGCCGCGCCGCTATACGCTCGACGAGGTCCGCTACTCGCCTGATCTGCGCGCCCATATGCGCAGCGTCGACATCGACACGATCAACTTCGACTCCGGCTCCTGGACGGTCACACCCGACCAGGCGGGGCGCCTCAGGGTGATCGCACAGGCAGTGCGCCAGGCGGTCGAGCGCGCGCCGAACGAGGTCTTCATGGTCGAGGGCCATACCGACGCGGTCGGCGCCGATGTCGACAACATCTCGCTGTCCGATCGGCGGGCGCAGTCGGTCGCGGAAATCCTGACCCGCGATTTCGGCATCCCGGCCGAGAACCTGACGACGCAGGGCTATGGCGAGCAGTACCTCAAGGTTCAGACCCAGGGCGATTCGCGTGAGAACCGGCGCGTGACGCTGCGCCGGATCACGCCGCTGCTCACCGGCCAGAACCAGCAGTGA
- a CDS encoding thiazole synthase: MEFYGFTPRSRLFLGTAQYPSPAVLQRAVEAAGVDVVTVSLRREAGRLGGGQDFWALIRDLGVRVLPNTAGCHSVKEAVTTAQMAREVFGTPWIKLEVIGEADTLQPNVFGLVEAARILCAEGFEVFPYMTEDLVVAERLVEAGCRVLMPWGAPIGTGKGLNNPYALRALRAHFPEIRLVVDAGIGLPSHAAAAMELGYDAVLLNTAVAKAGDPAAMAAAFARAVEAGRLAFEAGPMEPRDMAAPSTPVLGRALLG; this comes from the coding sequence ATGGAGTTCTACGGCTTCACCCCGCGCTCGCGCCTCTTCCTCGGCACAGCGCAATATCCCTCGCCGGCCGTGCTGCAGCGAGCGGTCGAAGCGGCTGGCGTCGACGTCGTCACCGTCTCGCTGCGCCGCGAGGCCGGCCGGCTCGGCGGCGGCCAGGATTTCTGGGCGCTGATCCGCGACCTCGGCGTCAGGGTGCTGCCCAACACCGCCGGCTGCCACTCGGTCAAGGAAGCTGTGACGACGGCGCAGATGGCGCGCGAGGTCTTCGGCACGCCCTGGATCAAGCTGGAGGTGATCGGCGAGGCCGATACGCTCCAGCCGAATGTGTTTGGTCTGGTCGAGGCGGCGCGCATCCTCTGCGCCGAGGGTTTCGAGGTCTTCCCCTATATGACTGAGGATCTCGTCGTAGCCGAGCGGCTGGTCGAGGCCGGTTGCCGAGTGCTGATGCCATGGGGCGCGCCGATCGGCACCGGCAAGGGGCTGAACAACCCCTATGCGCTGCGGGCGCTGCGGGCGCATTTCCCGGAGATCCGGCTGGTGGTCGACGCCGGCATCGGCCTGCCCTCGCATGCAGCTGCGGCGATGGAGCTCGGCTACGACGCGGTGCTGCTCAACACCGCCGTGGCCAAAGCTGGCGATCCCGCCGCGATGGCGGCAGCCTTCGCCCGCGCCGTCGAGGCCGGACGCCTCGCCTTCGAAGCCGGCCCAATGGAGCCGCGCGACATGGCAGCACCCTCGACACCGGTGCTCGGCCGGGCCCTGCTCGGCTGA
- the thiC gene encoding phosphomethylpyrimidine synthase ThiC — MNAHTKPQKNSVKAAPQTVTTGPIIGSRKIYVAAPEHPDMRVPFREVVLTTDAEPPVRIYDPSGPYTETDAKIDLNAGLVQPRRAWLDARGFDTVAGRAVTAADNGHISEAQLVPACPAERPILEAGSGQMATQYEFAKAGIITPEMIYVAHRENLGRAAMLEGARERHADGESFGASVPEFVTPEFVRDEIARGRAIIPANINHPELEPMAIGRNFLVKINANIGNSAVTSGAAEEVEKLVWAIRWGADTVMDLSTGRNIHNIRSWILRNSPVPIGTVPIYQALEKVGGDPIKLDWEVFKDTLIEQAEQGVDYFTIHAGVRLPYVPLTASRVTGIVSRGGSIMARWCLAHHKESFLYERFDEICEIMRRYDVSFSLGDGLRPGSIADANDRAQFAELETLGELTKVAWDKGCQVMIEGPGHVPMHKIKENMDKQLRECGEAPFYTLGPLTTDIAPGYDHITSGIGAAMIGWFGCAMLCYVTPKEHLGLPDRDDVKTGVITYRIAAHAADLAKGHPAAKIRDDAVSRARFDFRWEDQFNLALDPDTARAFHDETLPKDAHKVAHFCSMCGPKFCSMKITQDLRAEVLAMGDNERAALEAMASQGMAEKSEEFLKKGGNLYLPAAE, encoded by the coding sequence ATGAACGCCCATACCAAGCCGCAGAAGAACAGCGTCAAGGCCGCACCGCAGACGGTGACCACCGGCCCGATCATCGGCTCGCGCAAGATCTATGTCGCCGCGCCCGAGCATCCCGACATGCGCGTGCCCTTCCGCGAGGTCGTGCTGACCACCGACGCCGAGCCGCCAGTTCGCATCTACGATCCATCCGGGCCCTATACCGAGACTGACGCGAAGATCGATCTCAACGCCGGCCTGGTGCAGCCGCGCCGTGCCTGGCTCGATGCCCGCGGCTTCGACACGGTTGCGGGACGTGCCGTCACCGCCGCCGACAACGGCCATATCAGCGAAGCGCAGCTCGTTCCCGCCTGCCCGGCTGAGCGCCCGATCCTTGAGGCCGGGTCCGGCCAGATGGCGACCCAGTACGAGTTCGCCAAGGCCGGCATCATCACGCCCGAGATGATCTATGTCGCCCATCGCGAGAATCTCGGCCGCGCCGCCATGCTGGAAGGCGCCAGGGAGCGCCATGCCGACGGCGAGAGCTTCGGCGCCTCGGTTCCCGAGTTCGTCACCCCCGAATTTGTCCGCGACGAGATCGCCCGCGGCCGCGCCATCATCCCCGCGAACATCAACCATCCCGAACTCGAGCCGATGGCGATCGGCCGCAATTTCCTGGTCAAGATCAACGCCAATATCGGCAATTCGGCCGTGACCTCCGGCGCCGCCGAGGAAGTCGAGAAGCTGGTCTGGGCGATCCGCTGGGGCGCCGACACGGTGATGGACCTCTCGACCGGCCGCAACATCCACAACATCCGCTCCTGGATCCTGCGCAACTCGCCAGTGCCGATCGGCACGGTGCCGATCTACCAGGCGCTGGAGAAGGTCGGCGGCGATCCGATCAAGCTCGATTGGGAGGTGTTCAAGGATACGCTGATCGAGCAGGCCGAGCAGGGCGTCGACTATTTCACCATCCATGCCGGCGTGCGTCTTCCCTACGTGCCACTGACCGCCAGCCGGGTCACCGGCATCGTCTCGCGCGGCGGCTCGATCATGGCGCGCTGGTGCCTTGCGCATCACAAGGAGAGCTTCCTCTACGAGCGCTTCGACGAGATCTGCGAGATCATGCGGCGCTACGACGTCTCCTTCTCGCTCGGCGACGGCCTGCGTCCGGGCTCGATCGCCGACGCCAATGACCGAGCCCAGTTCGCTGAGCTGGAGACGCTGGGCGAGCTGACCAAGGTCGCCTGGGACAAGGGCTGCCAGGTGATGATCGAGGGCCCCGGCCACGTGCCGATGCACAAGATCAAGGAGAACATGGACAAGCAGCTGCGCGAATGCGGCGAAGCCCCGTTCTACACGCTCGGACCGCTGACCACCGATATCGCGCCGGGCTATGACCACATCACCTCCGGCATCGGCGCGGCGATGATCGGCTGGTTCGGTTGCGCCATGCTCTGCTACGTCACGCCGAAGGAGCATCTCGGCCTGCCTGATCGCGACGACGTCAAGACCGGCGTCATCACCTACCGGATCGCCGCCCATGCCGCCGACCTCGCCAAGGGTCATCCGGCCGCGAAGATCCGCGACGACGCGGTCTCGCGGGCAAGGTTCGATTTCCGCTGGGAGGACCAGTTCAACCTGGCGCTTGATCCCGATACAGCGCGCGCCTTCCACGACGAGACCTTGCCGAAGGACGCCCACAAGGTCGCGCATTTCTGTTCGATGTGCGGTCCCAAATTCTGCTCGATGAAGATCACCCAGGACCTGCGCGCCGAGGTGCTGGCAATGGGCGACAATGAGCGGGCAGCCCTCGAAGCGATGGCCTCACAGGGCATGGCTGAGAAGTCGGAGGAGTTCCTGAAGAAGGGCGGCAACCTCTATCTGCCGGCGGCGGAGTAG
- a CDS encoding proline racemase family protein, translating into MTRLSYIDYHTCGEPVRIVTSGYPQLTGAGILDKRRQAREQHDHLRRAMMLEPRGHDGMYGVIPVKPSHPEAAFGVLFTHNEGYSTMCGHATIALGRYAIEQGLVKASEPITRFAIEAPCGLLRLACEVEGNKVGSVSFESVPAFVEARDLVVRVPGYGDIVTDIAYGGAYYCILPASRFGLDLMQTPVEEIVAAAGALTDQVRASRRITHPTEPDLGFLYGTIVTDEAGPGEDSFNLCVFAERQIDRSPTGSGVTARLALDHAKELIPIGRIRRIRSITGGTFTGKVIGPVDFPAAGAVTVEVGGRGHLAGEGSFVIEADDPLGHGFALPKRFAEITD; encoded by the coding sequence GTGACCCGGCTCTCCTATATCGACTACCACACCTGCGGCGAGCCGGTGCGCATCGTCACGTCAGGCTACCCGCAACTCACCGGCGCTGGCATCCTCGACAAGCGCCGGCAGGCCCGGGAGCAGCATGATCACCTGCGCCGCGCGATGATGCTGGAGCCGCGCGGGCATGACGGCATGTACGGCGTCATCCCGGTCAAGCCGAGCCATCCCGAAGCGGCCTTCGGCGTGCTGTTCACGCATAATGAGGGCTATTCAACCATGTGCGGCCACGCGACCATCGCGCTCGGCCGCTATGCGATCGAACAGGGGCTGGTGAAGGCGAGCGAGCCGATCACCCGCTTTGCCATCGAGGCGCCCTGCGGGCTTCTCCGCCTCGCCTGCGAGGTCGAGGGCAATAAGGTCGGCAGCGTCAGCTTCGAGAGCGTACCGGCCTTCGTCGAAGCGCGTGATCTAGTCGTCCGCGTGCCGGGCTATGGCGATATCGTCACCGACATCGCCTATGGCGGCGCGTATTACTGCATCCTGCCGGCCTCGCGCTTCGGGCTCGACCTGATGCAAACGCCGGTCGAGGAGATCGTCGCGGCCGCCGGCGCACTGACCGACCAGGTCCGGGCGAGCCGCAGGATCACGCATCCGACCGAGCCCGATCTTGGCTTCCTCTATGGCACGATCGTCACCGACGAGGCCGGACCGGGCGAGGACAGCTTCAATCTCTGCGTCTTCGCCGAACGCCAGATCGACCGCTCGCCGACCGGCTCAGGGGTCACCGCCCGGTTGGCGCTCGACCATGCCAAGGAGCTGATCCCGATCGGCCGGATCCGCAGGATCCGCAGCATCACCGGCGGCACCTTCACCGGCAAGGTGATCGGCCCGGTCGATTTCCCCGCAGCCGGCGCCGTTACGGTCGAGGTGGGCGGGCGCGGCCATCTCGCCGGCGAAGGCAGCTTCGTCATCGAGGCGGACGATCCGCTCGGCCATGGCTTTGCCTTGCCGAAGCGCTTCGCAGAGATCACCGATTAA
- a CDS encoding polysaccharide deacetylase: MTELKPWQWPEEIWRGKVEQVRAGRNLKPKSWPGGARCAVALSFDVDHETNELRDGGKSVGRLSWGQYGNRAGMPRILSMLAREEIKASFFVPAVTALLYPDEQRRVIAEGHEIGLHGWIHEVNTAVPPEAERELHLRSADTLEKITGVRPVGMRTPSWDFSEVTLAIERELGLIYDSSLFADDDPYELVEKGEPTGMVELPVEWIRDDAVYFNMNRFQALRPYTSPEVVFDIFKREFDGAYAEGGLFLLTMHPHIITYRSRFWLLEELVRHAKAKGDVWFATHAEIAAYVKAQAGL, encoded by the coding sequence ATGACCGAACTGAAGCCCTGGCAATGGCCGGAGGAGATTTGGCGCGGCAAGGTCGAGCAGGTGAGAGCCGGTCGCAACCTCAAGCCGAAGAGCTGGCCCGGCGGAGCCCGTTGCGCCGTGGCGCTCTCCTTCGACGTCGACCACGAGACCAACGAACTGCGCGATGGCGGCAAATCGGTCGGCCGGCTCTCGTGGGGCCAGTACGGCAATCGCGCCGGCATGCCGCGCATCCTCTCCATGCTGGCGCGCGAGGAGATCAAGGCGAGCTTCTTCGTGCCAGCAGTGACGGCGCTGCTCTATCCCGACGAACAGCGCCGCGTCATCGCGGAAGGCCATGAGATCGGCCTCCATGGCTGGATCCACGAGGTCAATACCGCTGTGCCGCCCGAGGCGGAGCGCGAGCTGCACCTGCGCTCGGCCGATACGCTGGAGAAGATCACCGGAGTCAGGCCGGTCGGCATGCGCACGCCGTCCTGGGATTTCTCCGAGGTGACGCTCGCCATCGAGCGCGAGCTCGGACTGATCTACGATTCGTCGCTCTTCGCCGATGACGATCCCTACGAGCTGGTCGAGAAGGGTGAGCCGACCGGCATGGTCGAGCTCCCGGTCGAGTGGATTCGCGACGACGCGGTCTATTTCAACATGAACCGCTTCCAGGCGCTGCGGCCCTACACCTCACCCGAGGTGGTGTTCGACATCTTCAAGCGCGAATTCGACGGTGCTTACGCCGAAGGCGGGCTCTTCCTTCTGACCATGCACCCGCACATCATCACCTACCGTTCGCGCTTCTGGCTCCTCGAGGAGCTGGTGCGCCACGCCAAGGCCAAGGGCGATGTCTGGTTCGCCACGCATGCCGAGATCGCGGCCTATGTGAAGGCGCAGGCTGGGCTCTGA
- the thiE gene encoding thiamine phosphate synthase, with translation MIVDITLYGIVDPQIANGRSMADMARAAVEGGATLIQLRAKTETTREMVREARAIRSALHGTNVPLLINDRVDVALASGADGVHLGADDMKLVDARRLLGPRAIIGATLKHESELPELASAKIDYACIGGVFPTAHKDNAGAALGVDGLAALRQAAARALGALPVSAIAGITAANAGSVIAAGADGVAVIGALFGGDDVREAARDLRLAVETALSERMAASA, from the coding sequence GTGATCGTTGACATCACCCTTTACGGCATCGTCGATCCGCAGATCGCCAATGGCCGCTCCATGGCCGACATGGCACGCGCTGCGGTCGAGGGCGGCGCGACGCTGATCCAGCTCCGCGCCAAGACCGAGACGACGCGCGAGATGGTGCGCGAGGCCCGCGCCATCCGCTCGGCCCTGCACGGCACCAATGTGCCGCTGCTGATCAACGATCGCGTCGACGTCGCGCTCGCCTCTGGCGCCGATGGCGTCCACCTCGGGGCCGACGACATGAAGCTGGTCGATGCCCGCCGCCTGCTCGGCCCGCGCGCCATCATCGGCGCGACGCTGAAGCACGAAAGCGAGCTGCCCGAGCTGGCCTCCGCGAAGATCGACTATGCCTGCATCGGCGGCGTCTTCCCGACCGCGCACAAGGACAATGCCGGCGCGGCGCTCGGCGTCGACGGGCTCGCCGCCTTGCGCCAGGCGGCGGCGCGTGCGCTCGGCGCGCTGCCGGTCAGCGCAATCGCCGGCATCACCGCAGCCAATGCCGGCTCGGTGATCGCTGCGGGCGCCGATGGCGTCGCGGTGATCGGTGCGCTCTTCGGCGGCGACGACGTCCGCGAGGCGGCGCGCGACCTCCGGCTCGCGGTTGAGACCGCCCTGTCGGAGCGGATGGCCGCGAGCGCCTGA
- a CDS encoding HesA/MoeB/ThiF family protein has protein sequence MTDRYARQIVMPEIGPEGQARLARASVLVVGAGGLGCPVLQYLAGAGIGRLLLVDPDRVEESNLHRQPLYRMSEVGRPKVEAAREALAAYNPGVEIEALALRLAPDNVAELVAQADIVVDAADSFAATYVLSDACYDAGKSLVSASIVGLAGYVGAFCGGGPSYRAVFPEMPARAADCATAGVLGPAVATLGLLQAQMALLLALGLEPSPLGRVISFDARRLGFGGFSFAGAPEPVAGSFPFIAPSQLSASDIVVELRGVEEAPVPAAPGAIRLTVDEIDRLSLDEADGRRVVLCCRSGIRAARAAGRLATRGAGDLALMALG, from the coding sequence ATGACCGATCGTTACGCCCGCCAGATCGTCATGCCGGAAATCGGCCCCGAGGGGCAGGCACGGCTGGCACGCGCCAGCGTCCTCGTCGTCGGAGCCGGAGGGCTCGGCTGCCCTGTGCTGCAATACCTTGCTGGAGCCGGGATCGGCCGATTGCTGCTGGTCGATCCCGACCGGGTCGAGGAGAGCAATCTGCACCGCCAGCCGCTCTACCGGATGAGCGAAGTCGGACGGCCGAAGGTCGAGGCGGCGCGCGAGGCGCTCGCCGCGTATAATCCTGGCGTGGAGATCGAGGCACTGGCGCTCAGGCTCGCGCCCGACAATGTCGCGGAGTTGGTTGCGCAGGCCGATATCGTCGTCGACGCTGCCGACAGTTTCGCCGCGACCTATGTTCTGAGCGATGCCTGCTATGACGCCGGCAAGTCGTTGGTCAGCGCCTCGATCGTCGGCCTTGCCGGCTATGTCGGCGCCTTCTGTGGCGGTGGGCCGAGCTATCGCGCTGTCTTCCCGGAAATGCCGGCCCGCGCTGCCGATTGCGCGACGGCCGGTGTGCTGGGGCCGGCGGTCGCAACCCTCGGCCTGCTGCAGGCGCAGATGGCCCTGTTGCTGGCGCTTGGCCTGGAGCCATCGCCGCTCGGCCGGGTGATCAGCTTCGACGCCCGTCGCCTCGGCTTCGGCGGCTTCTCCTTCGCCGGGGCGCCGGAGCCCGTCGCCGGTTCCTTCCCCTTCATCGCGCCCTCGCAGCTCTCTGCCAGCGATATCGTGGTCGAGCTGCGCGGGGTCGAGGAGGCGCCTGTTCCGGCTGCTCCGGGCGCGATCAGGCTGACGGTCGATGAGATCGACCGGCTGTCGCTGGATGAAGCTGACGGCCGGCGTGTGGTGCTTTGCTGCCGAAGTGGCATCAGGGCGGCGCGTGCCGCCGGCAGGCTTGCCACTCGGGGCGCCGGCGATCTGGCCCTGATGGCGCTGGGCTAG
- the thiS gene encoding sulfur carrier protein ThiS: MRIIVNGDTHEIAARVLAEALAELGYAGAVVATALNEAFVPAGARAQMVLADGDRLEILAPMQGG, from the coding sequence ATGCGCATCATTGTCAACGGCGACACGCATGAGATCGCTGCCCGCGTTCTGGCCGAGGCGCTGGCCGAGCTGGGCTATGCCGGCGCCGTCGTCGCCACGGCCCTGAACGAGGCTTTCGTGCCCGCCGGCGCACGTGCGCAGATGGTCCTTGCGGACGGCGACCGGCTCGAAATCCTCGCACCGATGCAGGGAGGCTGA
- the thiO gene encoding glycine oxidase ThiO — translation MRVAVIGAGVAGLVTALELAERGVVVELFERSAALGEQACSWAAGGMLAPWCERESAEEAVVTLGRQALDWWPRHYPGTVTHGTLVLAPARDAGELTRFAARTSGYERLDGDGVAALEPDLAGRFRQGLFFAQEAHLDPRLAMASLAEALQAAGVPIHYGVAVDETALDADRIVDCRGLSARDRIDGLRGVRGEMLVLRTDEIRLSRPVRLLHPRIPLYVVPRADGHFMIGATMIESDDRRRVSARSAIELLSAAYALHPAFGEAEIVELRADVRPAFPDNLPRIVEDGRVLRFNGLFRHGFLLSPALAGQVADRLLASRELSDAHHCQRRHA, via the coding sequence ATGCGCGTCGCTGTGATCGGGGCCGGCGTCGCCGGCCTCGTGACGGCGCTCGAGCTGGCCGAGCGGGGCGTCGTGGTCGAACTGTTCGAACGCAGCGCCGCCCTTGGCGAGCAGGCCTGTTCCTGGGCGGCCGGCGGCATGCTGGCGCCCTGGTGCGAGCGCGAGAGCGCCGAAGAGGCGGTCGTCACACTGGGCCGGCAGGCGCTCGACTGGTGGCCGCGCCATTATCCCGGAACGGTCACGCATGGTACGCTCGTGCTTGCCCCGGCGCGCGATGCCGGCGAACTGACGCGTTTCGCGGCGCGAACGTCCGGATACGAACGGCTCGATGGCGACGGCGTCGCCGCTCTGGAGCCCGATCTCGCCGGCCGCTTCCGGCAGGGGCTGTTCTTCGCGCAGGAGGCTCATCTCGACCCGCGCTTGGCCATGGCGTCGCTGGCCGAGGCGCTGCAGGCAGCGGGCGTGCCGATCCATTACGGCGTCGCAGTCGACGAGACGGCGCTCGATGCCGACCGCATCGTCGATTGCCGTGGTCTTTCCGCTCGCGACCGGATCGACGGGTTGCGCGGCGTGCGTGGCGAGATGCTGGTGCTGCGCACCGATGAGATCAGGCTGAGCCGTCCGGTCCGTCTCCTGCATCCGCGCATTCCGCTCTATGTCGTGCCGCGCGCCGACGGGCATTTCATGATCGGCGCGACGATGATCGAGAGCGATGATCGTCGCCGTGTCAGTGCCCGTTCGGCGATCGAATTGCTCAGCGCCGCCTATGCGCTGCATCCGGCCTTCGGTGAGGCCGAGATCGTCGAATTGCGCGCCGATGTCCGCCCGGCCTTTCCCGACAACCTGCCGCGTATCGTCGAGGATGGCCGGGTCCTGCGCTTCAACGGCCTGTTCCGCCACGGCTTCCTGCTCTCGCCGGCCTTGGCCGGGCAGGTGGCTGATCGTCTCCTCGCATCCAGGGAGTTGTCCGATGCGCATCATTGTCAACGGCGACACGCATGA